One stretch of Manis pentadactyla isolate mManPen7 chromosome 10, mManPen7.hap1, whole genome shotgun sequence DNA includes these proteins:
- the LOC118929179 gene encoding olfactory receptor 6C4 translates to MKNRKIFTEFILLGLTNQPKFQVVIFIFLFLMYMLSVLGNLTIIILTLVDPHLQTPMYYFLQNFSLLEISFTSIFIPRFLTSMAMGNKAISFVGCFIQYFFAIFLGATEFYLLASMSYDRYVAICNPLHYLTIMNSRICILLVFCSWLGGLLAIVPPIILMSQVDFCASNVLNHYYCDYGPLLELACSDTSLLEVTVLFVAVMTLVVTLVLVTISYTYIIRTILRIPSAQQRSKAFSTCSSHMIVISLSYGSCMFMYVNPSAKEEGDFNKGIAVLITSIMPLLNPFIYTLRNQQVKQAFKDTIKKIVKL, encoded by the coding sequence ATGAAAAATAGGAAGATATTTACCGAGTTTATTCTTTTGGGCCTCACAAATCAACCCAAATTCCAGGTGGTGATATTCATCTTTCTGTTCCTCATGTACATGCTAAGTGTTCTAGGAAATCTGACCATCATCATTCTCACTCTAGTAGATCCTCACCTCCAGACCCCCATGTATTACTTCCTCCAGAATTTCTCCTTATTAGAAATCTCATTCACATCCATTTTCATTCCAAGATTTCTGACCAGCATGGCAATGGGAAATAAAGCCATCAGCTTTGTTGGCTGCTTCATTCAGTACTTTTTTGCTATATTTCTTGGGGCAACAGAATTTTACCTCCTGGCCTCTATGTCCTATGACCGTTATGTGGCTATCTGCAATCCCCTGCATTACCTGACCATCATGAACAGCAGGATCTGCATACTACTCGTGTTCTGCTCCTGGTTGGGGGGATTGCTAGCAATTGTACCCCCAATCATCCTGATGAGCCAGGTAGATTTCTGTGCCTCCAATGTTCTGAATCACTACTACTGTGACTATGGTCCCCTCCTGGAGCTTGCCTGCTCAGACACAAGCCTCTTAGAAGTGACAGTCCTCTTCGTGGCAGTTATGACTCTAGTGGTAACACTGGTGCTGGTGACAATTTCTTATACATACATTATCAGGACCATTTTGAGGAtcccttctgcccagcaaaggTCAAAAGCTTTTTCTACTTGTTCCTCCCACATGATTGTCATCTCCCTCTCTTATGGCAGCTGCATGTTTATGTATGTTAAtccttctgcaaaagaagaagGTGATTTCAACAAAGGAATAGCTGTGCTCATTACTTCAATTATGCCCTTGTTAAACCCCTTCATTTACACTCTAAGAAATCAGCAAGTGAAGCAAGCAttcaaggacaccatcaaaaagattgtaaagctttaa